ATTAGGAAGTTCGTCACGATTACTTGATCCATTAGTAATTGGGGATGAACATTATGATATTGCCCGTGGTGTACAAACAATTTTACAAAAATTCAAAGAATTACAATCAATTATTGCCATTCTAGGGATGGATGAATTAAGTGATGAAGATAAATTAGCAGTTGCTCGCGCACGGAAAATTCGGAACTTCTTATCACAACCTTTCCATGTTGCTGAGAAGTTTTCAGGGAAACCAGGGAAGTATGTTCCTGTTGCTGAAACAATTCGTGGGTTTAAAGAAATTTTAGAGGGAAAATACGATGATCTTCCTGAGCAAGCCTTTTTATATGTTGGAACAATTGAAGAAGTTATTAAACAAGCAGAAAGTATGAAAAAATAATTTGTAATGAATAAAAAAATAACTTTGAAAATTACAACCCCACAAGGAATTATTGTCGATGAACCAGTTGATATTGTTACAGTTCGTATCTTAACAGGTTATATTGGGATTTTATATGGTCATATTCCTTTGGTTTCAACAATTGTCCCATCAGAAATGCATTATAAAATTGATAATAAAGAATTTCGCTTAAATATTTCGGGAGGAATTTTACAAGTTGAAAAAGAACAAGTAAAAATCCTTGCCGATGAAGTTAGTTTGATTAAATAGAGTCTTGCAAAAAGACTTTTTTTATTGGAAAAAAGATGTTAAGTTTGGTTAAAACAAGTTAAAATAAAAGAAAAGAAATAGAAATGAGGATTATAAAATGATAAAAATGGTAATTTGTGATATTGATGGAACCTTAATTCGCAACACAGATAAAGAAATTCCGGGGGCTAATATTACGGCGTTAAAAAAACTACAAGAAAAAGGAATTTTAGTAACTTTAGCAACCGGAAGAGTTCCAGGAGCATTACGAAAATATGCACAAGAATTAAGTATTACAAAAAATATTAATTATGTGATTGGTGCTAACGGGGGTGCAGTTTATAATATTGCTAATAATACTTTTGCCTATGATGAAAAAGCAAGCATGGAAGATACCAAATGAGCAATGGAACTGGTGAAAAAATTAGGAACTGATTTTTACTTAGCTCCAATTGCTGAAAATTTAGCCTTTGTTTCTAGCCAATATGTTTTAGACAATAATTTATTTTATTTTGATTATAAATTTTTAACAGCAAAAATTCTTGATTGAAATAATATTCCCCAAATGCGCAAAGTTGTTGTGGCAACAAGTGATCAAGCAAAGCAAAATTGATTACGCCAGCAAGTGGGAGTTAGTGAAACATTACGAACTGAAAAAACAGGATATGGTTATATTGAAATAATTCCAAAAAATGTTAATAAGTGAGAAGGGATTGTGCGCCTACTAGAAATTTTGCGGGAAGAAGAAGGGATTGATATTGAAACAGATGAAATTCTTTGTTTTGGCGATCAAATGAATGATTATGAAATGATTAAAAATGCAAAATATGGTGTGGCATTAAGCAATGCGACTCCTGAATTAAAAGAAGTGGCTTGAAAAGTGACAGCTTTAGATAATAATAATGCTGGAATTGCGGATTTCTTAGAAAAAGAAATTTTTCCACACTTAGGGGAATAATGCAATTAAAGATTAACGAACATTCAATTAAGGTTATTGTGACAGATATTGATGGAACGCTGTTAACAGATCAGCGAACAGTTCTACCAGCAACAAGCACAATCCTGAAAGACCTTCAAGCCAAAGGTTATTTTGTCTCAATTGCCTCAGGAAGAATGCCAATGGGATTTAATGAATATAGTGAATTAATTGAAATTAAAAAATATGGGGGCTATGTGATTGGT
The Spiroplasma chrysopicola DF-1 genome window above contains:
- a CDS encoding F0F1 ATP synthase subunit epsilon, whose amino-acid sequence is MNKKITLKITTPQGIIVDEPVDIVTVRILTGYIGILYGHIPLVSTIVPSEMHYKIDNKEFRLNISGGILQVEKEQVKILADEVSLIK
- a CDS encoding Cof-type HAD-IIB family hydrolase, which gives rise to MIKMVICDIDGTLIRNTDKEIPGANITALKKLQEKGILVTLATGRVPGALRKYAQELSITKNINYVIGANGGAVYNIANNTFAYDEKASMEDTKWAMELVKKLGTDFYLAPIAENLAFVSSQYVLDNNLFYFDYKFLTAKILDWNNIPQMRKVVVATSDQAKQNWLRQQVGVSETLRTEKTGYGYIEIIPKNVNKWEGIVRLLEILREEEGIDIETDEILCFGDQMNDYEMIKNAKYGVALSNATPELKEVAWKVTALDNNNAGIADFLEKEIFPHLGE